Proteins from a genomic interval of Thamnophis elegans isolate rThaEle1 chromosome 2, rThaEle1.pri, whole genome shotgun sequence:
- the LOC116502976 gene encoding zinc finger protein CKR1-like isoform X1 produces MEPWVYLDQRQKALYRDVMQESYETLMSLAANQLLNNNNHDDDEEEEEDDDEDEGMEELRPGTSQSAPRKVKPLTRRETPKQPKIIPVVKKDKATQRGHALKKSLERRCSDCTRTLHSAGRGRQRSEANAAREKPFQCSDCGKCFIWSSHLERHRRMHTGEKPFKCLNCGEAYSQNFHLLQHSCAQLIEKPFKCPECGKRFAQSSALENHQKGHTAEKPHKCLDCGKCFIWASHLERHRRVHTGERPFKCPECGESYSQSAHLAKHRRNHMGERPYNCPACWRSFAQISELEEHKKTHLGCEDCGKVYRSRQTLMRHQRGHHRERTHLCEECGKGFVWASHLERHRRVHTGERPFPCPICGEKFAQKVHLLHHNKTHSHTRPYKCGDCDKCFGDSSAFLAHQRGHAMEKNHKCQYCSKSFAWSSHLERHQRIHTGEKPYKCPDCPEHFSQTSQLFKHQRCHLGKRPYKCSECGRSFSTTLEVLIHQRTHFGTKPFRCSSCGKGFTRRANLLKHQRCHAKESPKEHLIELKCEGNGFSDI; encoded by the exons ATGGAGCCATGGGTGTATCTAGACCAGCGTCAGAAGGCTCTGTATCGAGATGTTATGCAAGAAAGCTATGAGACACTGATGTCTCTTG CAGCTAATCAACTGCTAAACAACAATAACCACGacgatgatgaggaggaggaggaggacgacgacgaagATGAAGGCATGGAAGAATTGCGGCCAGGGACCTCTCAAAGTGCGCCCAGAAAGGTCAAGCCCTTGACGAGACGGGAAACTCCCAAGCAGCCAAAGATCATCCCAGTGGTGAAGAAGGACAAAGCCACCCAGCGTGGACATGCCTTGAAAAAAAGCCTTGAGAGACGCTGCTCAGATTGTACGAGGACCCTTCATTCCGCCGGCAGAGGGCGCCAGAGGAGTGAAGCCAACGCCGCTCGGGAGAAGCCGTTCCAGTGTAGCGACTGCGGGAAATGCTTCATCTGGAGCTCCCACCTCGAGCGCCATCGCCGGATGCACACGGGAGAGAAGCCCTTCAAATGCCTCAACTGCGGGGAAGCCTACAGCCAGAACTTCCACCTCTTGCAGCACAGCTGTGCCCAGCTGATCGAAAAGCCCTTCAAGTGTCCTGAGTGCGGGAAACGCTTTGCCCAGAGCTCGGCCCTGGAGAACCATCAGAAAGGCCATACGGCAGAGAAGCCCCATAAGTGCTTGGACTGTGGGAAATGCTTCATCTGGGCTTCCCACCTGGAGAGGCACCGGCGGGTCCATACCGGAGAGAGGCCTTTCAAGTGCCCTGAATGTGGAGAGTCGTACAGCCAGAGTGCCCATTTGGCCAAGCACCGGCGTAACCACATGGGCGAGCGCCCTTACAACTGCCCTGCCTGCTGGAGAAGCTTCGCTCAGATCTCTGAGCTGGAGGAACACAAGAAGACCCATCTGGGCTGCGAGGACTGTGGCAAGGTCTACCGGAGTCGGCAGACCCTGATGCGGCACCAGCGGGGACACCACCGCGAGCGCACCCATCTCTGTGAAGAGTGTGGGAAAGGCTTCGTGTGGGCCTCCCATCTTGAGCGCCACCGTCGGGTGCATACTGGGGAGCGCCCGTTCCCTTGCCCCATCTGCGGGGAGAAGTTTGCCCAGAAGGTACACCTCCTTCACCACAACAAGACTCACTCTCACACCCGGCCCTACAAGTGTGGGGACTGCGACAAATGCTTCGGGGACAGCTCTGCTTTCCTAGCTCATCAGCGGGGTCACGCCATGGAGAAGAACCACAAGTGCCAGTATTGCTCCAAAAGCTTTGCCTGGAGCTCCCACTTGGAAAGGCATCAGCGcatccacacgggggagaaacccTACAAGTGCCCCGATTGCCCCGAGCACTTTAGCCAGACTTCCCAGCTCTTCAAGCATCAGCGCTGTCACCTAGGCAAGAGGCCCTACAAGTGCAGTGAATGTGGGCGCAGCTTCAGCACCACCCTGGAAGTCCTCATCCACCAGCGGACCCACTTTGGGACCAAGCCCTTCCGTTGCTCCAGCTGTGGGAAGGGGTTCACCCGCCGAGCCAACCTGCTCAAGCATCAACGGTGCCATGCTAAGGAGTCCCCTAAGGAGCATTTAATTGAACTGAAATGTGAAGGCAACGGGTTCTCCGATATTTAA
- the LOC116502976 gene encoding zinc finger protein CKR1-like isoform X2, producing the protein MEPWVYLDQRQKALYRDVMQESYETLMSLANQLLNNNNHDDDEEEEEDDDEDEGMEELRPGTSQSAPRKVKPLTRRETPKQPKIIPVVKKDKATQRGHALKKSLERRCSDCTRTLHSAGRGRQRSEANAAREKPFQCSDCGKCFIWSSHLERHRRMHTGEKPFKCLNCGEAYSQNFHLLQHSCAQLIEKPFKCPECGKRFAQSSALENHQKGHTAEKPHKCLDCGKCFIWASHLERHRRVHTGERPFKCPECGESYSQSAHLAKHRRNHMGERPYNCPACWRSFAQISELEEHKKTHLGCEDCGKVYRSRQTLMRHQRGHHRERTHLCEECGKGFVWASHLERHRRVHTGERPFPCPICGEKFAQKVHLLHHNKTHSHTRPYKCGDCDKCFGDSSAFLAHQRGHAMEKNHKCQYCSKSFAWSSHLERHQRIHTGEKPYKCPDCPEHFSQTSQLFKHQRCHLGKRPYKCSECGRSFSTTLEVLIHQRTHFGTKPFRCSSCGKGFTRRANLLKHQRCHAKESPKEHLIELKCEGNGFSDI; encoded by the exons ATGGAGCCATGGGTGTATCTAGACCAGCGTCAGAAGGCTCTGTATCGAGATGTTATGCAAGAAAGCTATGAGACACTGATGTCTCTTG CTAATCAACTGCTAAACAACAATAACCACGacgatgatgaggaggaggaggaggacgacgacgaagATGAAGGCATGGAAGAATTGCGGCCAGGGACCTCTCAAAGTGCGCCCAGAAAGGTCAAGCCCTTGACGAGACGGGAAACTCCCAAGCAGCCAAAGATCATCCCAGTGGTGAAGAAGGACAAAGCCACCCAGCGTGGACATGCCTTGAAAAAAAGCCTTGAGAGACGCTGCTCAGATTGTACGAGGACCCTTCATTCCGCCGGCAGAGGGCGCCAGAGGAGTGAAGCCAACGCCGCTCGGGAGAAGCCGTTCCAGTGTAGCGACTGCGGGAAATGCTTCATCTGGAGCTCCCACCTCGAGCGCCATCGCCGGATGCACACGGGAGAGAAGCCCTTCAAATGCCTCAACTGCGGGGAAGCCTACAGCCAGAACTTCCACCTCTTGCAGCACAGCTGTGCCCAGCTGATCGAAAAGCCCTTCAAGTGTCCTGAGTGCGGGAAACGCTTTGCCCAGAGCTCGGCCCTGGAGAACCATCAGAAAGGCCATACGGCAGAGAAGCCCCATAAGTGCTTGGACTGTGGGAAATGCTTCATCTGGGCTTCCCACCTGGAGAGGCACCGGCGGGTCCATACCGGAGAGAGGCCTTTCAAGTGCCCTGAATGTGGAGAGTCGTACAGCCAGAGTGCCCATTTGGCCAAGCACCGGCGTAACCACATGGGCGAGCGCCCTTACAACTGCCCTGCCTGCTGGAGAAGCTTCGCTCAGATCTCTGAGCTGGAGGAACACAAGAAGACCCATCTGGGCTGCGAGGACTGTGGCAAGGTCTACCGGAGTCGGCAGACCCTGATGCGGCACCAGCGGGGACACCACCGCGAGCGCACCCATCTCTGTGAAGAGTGTGGGAAAGGCTTCGTGTGGGCCTCCCATCTTGAGCGCCACCGTCGGGTGCATACTGGGGAGCGCCCGTTCCCTTGCCCCATCTGCGGGGAGAAGTTTGCCCAGAAGGTACACCTCCTTCACCACAACAAGACTCACTCTCACACCCGGCCCTACAAGTGTGGGGACTGCGACAAATGCTTCGGGGACAGCTCTGCTTTCCTAGCTCATCAGCGGGGTCACGCCATGGAGAAGAACCACAAGTGCCAGTATTGCTCCAAAAGCTTTGCCTGGAGCTCCCACTTGGAAAGGCATCAGCGcatccacacgggggagaaacccTACAAGTGCCCCGATTGCCCCGAGCACTTTAGCCAGACTTCCCAGCTCTTCAAGCATCAGCGCTGTCACCTAGGCAAGAGGCCCTACAAGTGCAGTGAATGTGGGCGCAGCTTCAGCACCACCCTGGAAGTCCTCATCCACCAGCGGACCCACTTTGGGACCAAGCCCTTCCGTTGCTCCAGCTGTGGGAAGGGGTTCACCCGCCGAGCCAACCTGCTCAAGCATCAACGGTGCCATGCTAAGGAGTCCCCTAAGGAGCATTTAATTGAACTGAAATGTGAAGGCAACGGGTTCTCCGATATTTAA